The Anolis carolinensis isolate JA03-04 chromosome 2, rAnoCar3.1.pri, whole genome shotgun sequence genome has a window encoding:
- the LOC134296873 gene encoding prefoldin subunit 6-like — MAEPLQKKLQAEVEKYQQLQKDISKCMSSRQKLEAQLTENNIVQEELGFLDASNSVFKLIGPVLVKQDMEEAKATVGKRLEYIAGEM; from the exons ATGGCGGAGCCCCTGCAGAAGAAGCTccaggccgaagtggagaagTACCAGCAGCTGCAGAAAG ATATCAGCAAATGCATGTCATCCCGGCAGAAGCTGGAGGCCCAGCTGACCGAGAACAACATCGTGCAGGAG GAGCTGGGCTTCCTGGACGCCTCGAACTCCGTCTTCAAGCTGATTGGGCCCGTCTTGGTGAAGCAGGACATGGAGGAGGCAAAGGCCACGGTGGGGAAGAGGCTGGAGTACATTGCGGGGGAGATGTGA